ACGGCCTCAAGGGCTTCGGCCGTCTCGGGGAGGATTCCGAGCTCTCGGAAAGTCGTAGTCAGGGTGCTGCCTCTTCTGTGTACGCGGTGCGAGGCGAGCGCGGGGGTCGTGTCGGGACCGTGCCGGGGACGTCGGCCGCTCTGTGACGGGCGGGCCGAGTGGCATGGGACCACTGCCGACGCTCGAGCGCTCGTACCGCTGAGGGTTCCCTCCGGATGTCGTACGCAATGTGCCGTACATACGGGAGGGCTGTCGGGTCGGAGCCGATCGGGCCACCGACCGGGCATCCTCATTCGTGCGGCCCGTCGAATATTCGGCGGGCGCATTACCACCATACCCCGGAATCGCGCACATGCGATGGCCGATTTGGTCACATGGTCGTCGTCACAGTGATTGACCAGGGACTTCCGTGCCGCGGTGAGCGGGCTATTGTGCGCTTCATGACGACGCCTGACAACGCCGCTGACACATCCGCCGAAGCCCCTTCCCAGGCCACCGGAGTCGCCGCCCAGGACTGGGACACGGCCGCCGCCGACCCGCAGTACCGCGCCGCGGTCGTCGACCTCCTCGGAGCGCTCGCGTACGGGGAACTGGCCGCGTTCGAACGGCTCGCGGAGGACGCCAAGCTGGCGCCGACCCTCAGCGACAAGGCGGAGCTGGCGAAGATGGCGTCCGCCGAGTTCCACCACTTCGAGCAGCTCAGGGGCCGGCTCGCGGCGATCGGCGCGGAGCCGACGCAGGCCATGGAGCCGTTCGTCGCCGCGCTCGACGGCTTCCACCGTCAGACCGCACCCTCGGACTGGTTGGAGGGGCTCGTCAAGGCGTACGTCGGCGACTCGATCGCCAGTGACTTCTACCGTGAGGTCGCCGCCCGCCTCGACGCGGACACCCGGCAGCTCGTCCTCGGCGTCCTCGACGACACCGGGCACGCGAGTTTCGCCATCGAGAAGGTGCGTGCCGCGATCGACGCCGACCCGCGCATGGGCGGCCGACTCGCCCTGTGGGCACGGCGGTTGATGGGTGAGGCGCTCTCTCAGTCACAGCGTGTGGTCGCGGACCGCGACGCGCTGTCGACGATGCTCGTGGGCGGCGTCGCGGACGGGTTCGACCTCGCCGAGGTCGGCCGGATGTTCTCGCGGATCACCGAGGCGCACACGAAGCGGATGGCCGCGCTGGGGCTGGCCGCCTAGGGATTGTCAGCAGGGCGCCCCAGCCGGTCGGCTCGGTTACGCCGTCGCCGACCGGCGGTGAAATCTTTTCGCGGGGCGCAGCAGGAGCGAGATCAGGGCCGCGGAGACGGCGGCCGCGCCGAGCAGGGTGACCAGGAAATAGCCGTCGCCGAGCGCCGTGTGCGTCAGGAAGGC
Above is a genomic segment from Streptomyces sp. R21 containing:
- a CDS encoding ferritin-like fold-containing protein, with the protein product MTTPDNAADTSAEAPSQATGVAAQDWDTAAADPQYRAAVVDLLGALAYGELAAFERLAEDAKLAPTLSDKAELAKMASAEFHHFEQLRGRLAAIGAEPTQAMEPFVAALDGFHRQTAPSDWLEGLVKAYVGDSIASDFYREVAARLDADTRQLVLGVLDDTGHASFAIEKVRAAIDADPRMGGRLALWARRLMGEALSQSQRVVADRDALSTMLVGGVADGFDLAEVGRMFSRITEAHTKRMAALGLAA